From the genome of Gemmatimonadota bacterium:
GCGTTTCGGCGTCGACAAGCCGGACCTTCGCTTTGCCCTGGAGATCGAGGACCTGACGTCGCACGTGGGGAGCGACGCGGCCCCCTTCGTCACGGAGGCGTTAGGCGCCGGCGGTCGCGTGCGCGGGTTGCGCGTGGCGGCGGGCGCGGACGCGTCGCGCAAGGAGATCGACGGCTTCGCGGCGGCGGCCAAGGACGCCAAGGCGGGGGGGCTCATCTGGGCCAAGCGCACCGAGGCGGGGTGGGAAGGGCAGGGTGTCAAGGCGATCGGCGCCAGTGCGCTGGAGAAGCTCGGCGGGGCGGTTGGCGACTTGCTGCTGGCGGTCGTGGGCCAGGACGAGGTGACGTCGCCCGCGCTGCACGCGGTGCGCTCGGCGGTGGTCAAGCGCCCCGGCGTTCCGATGCTCACGGCGCATGCGTTCTGCTGGGTCGTCGACTTCCCGCTGTTCGAGCACGATGCCGAGACGGGACAGCACGTCCCGGCGCACCATCCGTTCACTTCGCCGCACGCCGACGACTTCGCCTTCCTCGAGAGCGATCCGGGGCGGTGTCGCGCGCAGCACTACGACGCGGTGTACAACGGCAACGAACTGGGCAGCGGCTCGATCCGCATCACCGACCCGGCCATCCAGGCGCTCATCTTCCGCCTGCTGGGGATTGGGGAAGAGGAGCAGGCGCGCCGATTCGGCTTCCTGCTCGACGGGCTGGCGGCCGGCGCGCCGCCGCACGGCGGCTTCGCGTTGGGTTTCGACCGCATCGCCATGCTGCTGGCCGGGGCGCCGTCGCTGCGCGACGTGATCGCCTTCCCCAAGACGACGGCGGCGCGTGCGCTGTTCGAGGGGGCGCCGACGCAGGTCAAGCCGGAAGACCTGACGGCGCTGCACCTGTCGATCACCGACTGACGCCGCCGCCACATCGCCCCCGCCTCACCTCACCGACTGACCGCGACGATTCGTGCCTGACGAGACGATCACGCACCGCCTCAATGCCGAAGGGGCCGACCCGCTCACGCTGGCCGGCGTCAACGACGTCAACCTCGTGGAGCTGCAACGGGTCACCGGCGCGCGCGTGGCCATGCGCGGGGACATCCTGACCATCAGCGGGGGGGCCGACACGGTGGAGCGTGCCGTCGCGGTCGCCACGCGGATGATCGACACGGCGCGCCAGCGCGGGACGCTCGACGCCGACGACGTGCTGCGCATGACGCTGGATGCGTCGCGCGACGGGGAGGAGGCGGACGTTCGCATCGCCCTGCCCGGCGTGCGCCGCCTCATCCAGCCCAAGACGCCGGGACAGGCGGCGTACCTCAAGGCGATCGCCGAGAACGACATCGTCATCGGGATCGGACCGGCGGGGACGGGGAAGACCTACCTCGCCGTTGCCGCGGCCGTCGACGCCCTCTCGCGCAAGCGGGTCAAGCGCATCATCCTTGCCCGGCCGGCCGTGGAGGCGGGGGAGAGCCTCGGCTTCCTGCCGGGCGACCTGCAGGCCAAGGTCGATCCGTACCTGCGACCGCTGTACGACGCGCTCGAGGACATGATGCCGATGGAGCGCATGCAGAAGGCGCTGGAGACGCGCGTCATCGAGATCGCCCCGCTGGCGTACATGCGCGGGCGCACGCTCAACGACGCCTTCGTCATCCTCGACGAGTCACAGAACGCCACCAACGCGCAGATGAAGATGTTCCTCACGCGCCTGGGAGCGAATTCCAAGACAGTCATCACCGGCGACAAGACGCAGATCGACCTGCCCAAGCGGGAGGAGTCGGGGCTGCTGCAGATCGAACGCATCCTGTCTCACATCGACGGGATCGCGATGCACTACCTGACCGACGTGGACGTGGTGCGGCATCGCCTGGTGCGCGAGATCATCCGGGCGTACGCCGAAGACTTGGGCGCCTGAGGCGCATGGACGACGACCCTTCTCCTGCAGCAACGGCCGGACGGGCGCGTGCGCCGCGACACGCGGGGCGCGATGTCCGCGTGTCGAGCACGATCGGGCGGCTGCCGCTGTCCCGTGACCGGGTGGCGGCGATCGCCAACGAGGTGTTGCGGGGCGAGCGCACGCGTCACGCCTTGCTCACCGTCACCTTCGTGAGCGACCGGGAGATGGCGCGGCTCAACCAGCGCCACCTCGGGCACCGCGGGACGACCGACATCATCACCTTCCAGCACGCGGCCGTGGCCCCCGGGGCGCCGGTGGTGGGAGACGTCTACATCTCCGCAGCGGTGGCACGGCAGAATGCCGCCGACGCCGGCTGCCCGTGGCGCGAGGAAGTGGCGCGGCTGGTCGTGCACGGCGTGCTGCACACGCTTGGATGGGACCACCCCGCGGGTGAGGAGCGGCTGCGCGCCCCGATGTGGCGCCGTCAGGAGCAATGGGTGGCGCGCCTCAGGCGGGGCGGCGCATGGTGACGCTCGTCGCCTGGGGGACCGCGTTCCTGGCGGCGCTGGTCGCGGCGCTGTGCGCGGCGGCGGACGGGGCGATGCTCGCCCTCGACCCGGAGTCGTCGCTGTCGCCCGCCTTGCGCGCGCTGTACGACCGCCGCGAACGCACGCACCGGGCGGTGGCGTTCGCGCGCGTGATGGCGCAGCTCACGGGGGGCGTGAGCGTCGCCATCGCCCTCGACCTAGCCGCGCGCTCGCGACGCGACGCGCTGCTGCTCGGGTTGCTGGCCGCGCTCCTTCTCGTGGGTCTCACCGAGTCGCTGGCGCGCAGTACGGGGAGTGTGGGGGGCGAGCGAACGGCGGCCCGCCTCCATGGCTTCATTCGCACCGTTGAGCGGCTGTTGCAGCCGATTGCCGCGCTCGGCGGGTGGATCGACGCGACGTTGCACCGCCTCTTGCCGCCACCGCACGACGCCGACGAGGAACGCGAGGCGACCGCCGAGCAGTTCATGCAGGTCGTGGCGGCGGAGGCGGAGGTCACCAAGGAGGAACGCGGGCTCCTCAACAGCGTCTTTCGCCTGGGCGAGACCGAAGTGCACGAACTCATGGTCCCGCGCGTCGACATGGTGGGGCTCGACCGGGAGACGCCGTGGTCGGAGGTGGTGGACCGCGTGCGCAGCTCGGAGCACGCGCGCATCCCCGTGTACCGCGAGACGATCGACGACGTGATCGGCATCCTCTTCGCCAAGGACCTCCTTCCGGCCATCCTGGCCGACGACGTCCCGGACGACTGGACGACATTGCTGCGCCCTCCCGTCTTCATCCCGGGGGCCAAGAAGGCCGATGCGCAGCTGCGCGACTTCCAGTCGAGTGGCATGCACATCGCCATCGTCGCCGACGAGTTCGGGGGGACGGCGGGGCTCATCACGATCGAGGACGTGCTCGAGGAGATCGTCGGTGACATTCGCGACGAATCGGACGAGGAGGAGCCGCCGATCGAGCGCGACGGTGGCACACGCTTCTGGATGTCGGCACGCCTGACGCTCGACGAGGTGTCGGAGGTGCTGGGCGCCGACCTGCGGCACGAGCAGGTGTCGACGTTAGGCGGGCTGGTATACGAGGTGCTGGGGCGCGTGCCGCGCGCTGGCGAGCAGCTGACGCTGCCGGGCTTTCGCGTGGTGGTCGAGCGCGTGGTGCGCCGTCGCGTGCAACGGGTCTACCTGGAACGCCTGACGGAGGCCGAGCCGGCCGAGTGGACGGGCGAGGACGCGGACGCATGAGCAACGCCTCGCTCCTGATCGTGACGATCGGCATCGTGGCGTGCCTCACCGCGGCGGCCACCGCGGTGCGCTCGGTGAGCCGCATCTGGCTCCGGCACTGGGTGGAGCGCCGCCTGAGCGGCGCGCAGACGGCCGCACTCTACCTCGAGCGCCCCCAGCGCTTGCTCCTGGCGGCGTCCACCGGGGTGGCGATGGTCGTGTTCGTGGCCGGCACCTTCATCGCCACGGCGGTGCAGGGAGGCGTGCTGGCCCATGCGCGAGCCATCGTGCTCTACGCGCTCGCCTTGCTCCTGCTCGGGCAGCTCGTCCCGCGCGCGGTCGCTCGGCGCTGGTCGAGCGTCCTCATCCCGGTGCTCCTGCCGCTGCTGCGCGTGGCGGAGTTCGTCTTCATGCCGCTCCTGCTGCTCGCCCGGACGCTGACCGGCGAGTCGCGCCGCGATGCGTCGGAACAGCAGCATACCGACGCCGAGGCGCTCGAGGAGTTGCTACGCGAGGGGGAGCTGGAGGGGGTCGGGGAGCACACCGAGATCGCCATCATCGAAGGGGTCGTGCAGTTTGGTGAGAAGACGCTGCGAGAGGTGATGACGCCGCGAAAGGACGTCTTCGCGCTCAGCGTCGCGACGCCGGCGATCGAGGTGGCGCGACAGGTCGCGCAGTCGCGGTACTCGCGCGTCCCGATGTACGGGGAGTCGCTTGACGACGTGAAGGGGATGCTGCACGCCTTCTCCCTGCTCGAGATGGAGGGTGACATCCTGCCGCCCTTGCGCCCGGTGACCTTCGCGACCGACGGGATGCCGTGCAACGACTTCCTCTTCACGATGATTCGCGGGCGATCGCACCTGGCGGTGGTGCGCGACGACAGTGGCGCGACGGTCGGGATCGTGACGCTCGAGGACCTGCTGGAAGAACTCGTGGGTGACATTCGCGACGAGCATGACGAGCCCGTGACGCCGGCCGTGCCGCTCCCGTCTCCTGAACAGCCGCGCGCGCCGCGCGCCTGACGACCTGCCTCCCGCCTTCCTCGTGCCCCCCGTCGCGCCTCCCCTCACTCCCGTACTCGAACGGCTCCTGGCCGATTTCGACGCGCGCAAGCCGGCGGCGCTCGCGCGCGTCGTCAGCATGGTCGAGAACCAGCGCGACGGCTTCGACGCGCTGCTCGCCGCGCTGCATCCGCGCATCGGGCGCGCCCGTCGCATCGGGATCACCGGTCCCCCGGGGGCCGGGAAGAGCACGCTCACGACGCGGCTCACGCGCGCCTATCGCGAGGCTGGACTGACGGTCGGGATCGTGGCCGTCGACCCCACGTCGCCCTTCACGGGCGGGGCGCTGCTCGGCGACCGCATTCGCATGGAAGAGGTGGCGCTCGACCCCGGGGTCTTCATCCGATCGCTGGCCACCCGGGGGTCGTTAGGCGGCCTGTCGTCGTCCACGCGCGTCGTGGCCGACGTGCTCGACGCCTTCGGCTTCGATCGCATCCTCCTCGAGACCGTGGGGGTCGGCCAGAGTGAACTCGACATCGCGCGCGCCGCGGAGAGCACGCTGGTGGTCCTGGTCCCCGAATCGGGCGACTCGATCCAGACGCTCAAGGCGGGGCTGATGGAGATCGCCGACCTGTTCGCGGTGAACAAGGCCGACCGTCCCGGGGCCGATCGGGTGCGAAACGACATCGAGCTGATGCTGGGCATGCGCTCGGGGCTCGCGCTCACGCACGCCACCGCGCATCACGGCGTCGACCTGGGCGCGATCAACAACCCCGGGCGTGCGGCACGCGCCGCGGCCACCGGTGAGCAGGAGGAGCACTGGGTGCCGCCGGTCCTGCGGACGGTGGCGTCGAAGGGCGAGGGGATCGCCGAGCTGATCGACGCGCTCGACCGGCACTTCCGCTATCTTGGGGCCAGCGGGGAGTTGACGAGGCGACGTCGCGCGCGGTGGCGGGAGCAGATCCTCGAAGTCGCGGAGCAGCGGCTTCGTCGTCGTGTATGGGGCGACGCGGGCATCCAGGCGTTCATCGAGGCGGCGCTCCCGGACGTCGAGGCAGGAACCAGCACGCCGTTTGGCATCGCCGACGAGCTGTTGCGGCGCGGTGCCGGCATCCTAACGAGGACGGTCACATGACATCGACGCGCGACCTGACGGAAACGGTACGCGAGCAGCAGGACGAGCTCGATCGCCTGCGCGCCGAGGTAGAACGCTGGCGAGCGCGCTATGAGAAGGGCGAGAAGCGCGAGCTCGCGTTCGTGAACTCGGACAAGGAAGTCGACCCGGTCTATACCCTGCTCGACGTCCTGCCCGGCGACCCCCTGGCGCTCCCGCTGCCGGGCGACTTTCCGTACACGCGTGGCATCCATCCGACCGGCTACCGCGGGCGACTCTGGACGATGCGCCAGTTCGCGGGCTTCGGGACCGCGAAGGAGACCAACCAGCGCTTCAAGTTCCTCCTCGAGCACGGGCAGACGGGGCTCTCCACCGCCTTCGACTTCCCGACGTTGATGGGGTACGACTCCGACCACGCGCGGTCGGAGGGCGAAGTGGGGAAGACCGGGGTCGCGATCTCGTCGCTCGCCGACATGGAGACGCTGTTCGAGGGGATCCCGCTCGACCAGGTCTCGACGTCGATGACGATCAACGGCCCGGCGGTGATCCTCTTCTGCTTCTACGTGGCGGCGGCGGAGAAGCAGGGGGTGCGCCCCGACCAGATCATGGGGACGGTCCAGAACGACATCCTCAAGGAGTACATGGCGCAGCACGCGTGGGTCTATCCCATCGAGCCGGCGTTGCGCCTGATCGTCGACCTGTTCGAGTGGGGCGCCACCAACACCCCCAAGTGGAACACCGTCTCCATCAGCGGCTACCACATCCGTGAGGCGGGGGCGACGGCGGCGCAGGAGCTGGCGTTCACGCTGGCCAACGGCTTCACGTATGTGGAGCGCGGGATGGCGCGCGGGCTGGACGTCGATGCCTTCGCCCCGCGGTTGTCGTTCTTCTTCGACATCCACAACGACTTCTTCGAGGAGATCGCCAAGCTGCGTGCGGCGCGCCGCATCTGGGCCAAGCGCCTCAAGCAGCAGTACGGCGCGAAGGACCCGCGCTCGTGGATGCTGCGCTTCCACAGCCAGACCGCGGGGGTGACGCTCACGGCCCAGCAACCGATGAACAACGTCGTGCGCGTGGCCTACCAGGCCATGGCCGCGGTGCTGGGCGGGACGCAGTCGCTGCACACCAACTCGATGGATGAGACGCTGGCGCTCCCGACCGAGGAGGCGGTGCAGGTGGCGCTGCGCACGCAGCAGGTGCTGGCCTACGAGACGGGCGTGCCTAACGTGAGCGACCCGCTGGGCGGCTCCTACTACGTCGAGGCGTTGACCGACCAGCTGGAGCAGGCGGCGGAGGCGATCTTCGCCGAGATCGAGAGCCAAGGCGGGGTGGTGAAGGGGATCGAGCAGGGGTGGTTCCAGCGCAAGATCGCCGAGAGCGCGATGCGCCAGCAGTGGGAGATCGAGCAGCATCGGCGCCTCGTGGTCGGCGTCAACGAGTTCGTCACCCAGGAACCCGAGCTGTCGATCCCGGTGCTGCGCGTGGGGAAGGAAGCCGACGAGACGCAGCGCGTGCGACTGGCCGAGCTGCGCGCCAGGCGCGACAACGCCCTGGTCGAGTCGCGGCTCACCGCACTGCGCGAGGCTGCGCGATCGAACGCCAACATGATTCCGTACATCCTGGACTGCGCGCGCGCGTACTGCACGCTGTACGAGATTCGCGCCGCGATGGAAGAGGTCTTCGGGGCGTATCGCGAGCCGGTGTTCTTTTGAGCGACCGCGGAAGACGGGAAGACGGGAAGACGAGAAGACGAGATAACGGTCAGTCGGGGGCCGAAGGACGGCGTGGAGGCGAGCGACGCGGTTCCATCTCGTCTTCCCGTCTTCCCGTCCCCCCGTCTTCGCAAGAGTGGTGGGCGTCGTACTTCGATGCGCAGTACCTGCTCGAGTACGAGCCGATCTTCACGTTGCAGAAGGACCGGCAGGAGGTCGCGCGATTGGTGGACGTGTTGCAGCTGCCGGTGGGCGCGCGCATCCTCGACGTGCCATGCGGGCAGGGGCGACACGCGCACCTGCTGGCCGAGGCGGGCTACAACGTGGACGGACTCGACTACTCGGCGCACCTGCTCGACCGTGCCAAGGCTCGAGGGACCGGCAAGACGCTGCGCTACACCCGCGGCGACATGCGCGCGCTTCCGGCGCGCTGGAGCGGGCGCTTCGACGCGGTGCTCAACCTGTTCACCTCGTTTGGCTTCTTCACCGATCCTAACGACGACGCCGCGGTCATCCGGGAGTTCGCGCGGGTGCTCACGCCTGGCGGGGTGCTGATCTGGCACGGAGGGAGCCGCGACGGCGTGATGGCGCGTTTCCTGTCCAAGGACTGGTGGATGTCGAACGATGGAACGATGGTCGCGCACGAACGGTCGTTCGACGCGCTCTCGGGCATCCTCTCCATTCGGTCGACCTTTCGTGGCCCCAAGGTGAAGGGCGAACGCGAGCACCGGATCCGCCTGTACACGGCGACACGACTGGCCGAGTTGTGTGCCGCCGCCGGGTTGATCGTGGAGCAGGCGTTCGACGCGTTCTCGGAGCGCCCGCTGCGGCGCCGGTCGAGCGAGATGCTCCTGGTCGCGCGGAAGGAATGAGCGGCACACGCACGCCCTGCCGGGGCTCCAACGCGACGGCTAGCTTACCCGTTGCGTCGCGGGGCGTCCTTTCCGAGTGGTCATCCCTGCGGCGCGGCGAGTGGTCGCGCGCCTTTCGTCCCCTTCACGCGCCTGCGCCCTGCGCGGCGTTTCCGACATGTCCCGACCCATTCGCGTCCTGATTGCCAAGCCGGGCCTCGACGGCCACGATCGCGGTGCCAAGGTGGTGGCCGCCTCGCTCCGTGACGCTGGCATGGAAGTGATCTACACCGGACTGCACCAGACGCCGGAGATGATCTCCACCGCTGCCATCCAGGAAGACGTCGACGTGGTGGGACTGTCGATCCTGAGTGGCGCCCACATGACGCTCTTCCCGCGCGTGCGCCAACTGCTCGTCGATGCGGGGCGCGAGGACATCCTGATCACGGGCGGCGGGATCATCCCGAAGGAAGACATGGAGTCGCTGCGCGCGCTCGGCATCGGGGAGCTGTTCGGGCCCGGGACGCCGACGTCGGCGCTGGTGGAGTACATCCGGCGGTGGTTCCAGGCCAAGCAGCCGGTCGCATGACGTCTCGACTTCGCGCGCTGAGTGCGCAGGTCCGCGAGCTCGAGGCGACGTTGCGAGCGGGCGGCGGCGCCGACAAGGTCGCCAGGCAGCACAAACAGGGAAAGCTGACGGCGCGGGAGCGCATCGCGCTGCTGTGCGACGAGGGGGCGCCCTTCGTCGAGATCGGGTTGCTGGTCGCGTACGACGACTACGAGGGGCAGGCTCCGGGGGCAGGGGTCGTGACGGGGATCGGGATCGTGCACGGCCGCGAAGTGGTGATCATTGCCAACGATGCGACGGTGAAGGCCGGCTCGTGGTGGCCGGAAACGATCAAGAAGATGCTGCGTGCGCAGGAGATCGCGATGCGCTGCCGCATCCCGATCATCTATCTCGTCGACTCGGCGGGGGTGAACCTGCCGTACCAGGGAGGCGTCTTCCCCGGTCAGTATGGCGCGGCGCGCCTGTTCCACTACAACTCGATCATGCGCCGGTACCTCCGCGTGCCGCAGATCGCCGCGGTGATGGGGCCATGCATTGCGGGCGGGGCGTATCTGCCGGCGCTGAGTGACGTGATCCTGATGGTGAAGGGGACGTCGTTCATGGGGCTGGGCGGGCCGAACCTGGTCAAGGGGGCGACGGGGCAGACGATCGACGGGGAGACGTTAGGCGGCGCGACGGCGCACACGGAAGTGAGCGGCGTGGCGCATTATGCGCTGGACGATGATGCGGCGTGCCTGGCGAAGATCCGGGAGTTGGTGGAGCGGTTGCCGAGGGGGGGCGCGGGGGGCCCCCCCCAACAACACGATGTCACCGCCTCCGCGGCCGACCGTCATCATTCCGTTGCCGCCCGTACCGAATCCGCGGCACAGGGACACGCGCTCTACGACCTCCTCCCCGCCGACCACCGCATGTCGTACGACATGCACACGGTCCTGCGGGCCATCCTCGACGACGGGGAACTCGACGAGTTCCAGCCCAACCTCGCCAAGGAGATGATCTGCGGCGACGGACGCATCGAGGGGATCCAGGTCGCGATCATCGCCA
Proteins encoded in this window:
- the ybeY gene encoding rRNA maturation RNase YbeY; amino-acid sequence: MSSTIGRLPLSRDRVAAIANEVLRGERTRHALLTVTFVSDREMARLNQRHLGHRGTTDIITFQHAAVAPGAPVVGDVYISAAVARQNAADAGCPWREEVARLVVHGVLHTLGWDHPAGEERLRAPMWRRQEQWVARLRRGGAW
- a CDS encoding PhoH family protein; this translates as MPDETITHRLNAEGADPLTLAGVNDVNLVELQRVTGARVAMRGDILTISGGADTVERAVAVATRMIDTARQRGTLDADDVLRMTLDASRDGEEADVRIALPGVRRLIQPKTPGQAAYLKAIAENDIVIGIGPAGTGKTYLAVAAAVDALSRKRVKRIILARPAVEAGESLGFLPGDLQAKVDPYLRPLYDALEDMMPMERMQKALETRVIEIAPLAYMRGRTLNDAFVILDESQNATNAQMKMFLTRLGANSKTVITGDKTQIDLPKREESGLLQIERILSHIDGIAMHYLTDVDVVRHRLVREIIRAYAEDLGA
- the meaB gene encoding methylmalonyl Co-A mutase-associated GTPase MeaB encodes the protein MVENQRDGFDALLAALHPRIGRARRIGITGPPGAGKSTLTTRLTRAYREAGLTVGIVAVDPTSPFTGGALLGDRIRMEEVALDPGVFIRSLATRGSLGGLSSSTRVVADVLDAFGFDRILLETVGVGQSELDIARAAESTLVVLVPESGDSIQTLKAGLMEIADLFAVNKADRPGADRVRNDIELMLGMRSGLALTHATAHHGVDLGAINNPGRAARAAATGEQEEHWVPPVLRTVASKGEGIAELIDALDRHFRYLGASGELTRRRRARWREQILEVAEQRLRRRVWGDAGIQAFIEAALPDVEAGTSTPFGIADELLRRGAGILTRTVT
- the aspS gene encoding aspartate--tRNA ligase, with the translated sequence MATALRTHLCGALREAHVGQRVRVGGWVHRTRNLGGLVFVDLRDRAGLLQVSFAPGTATADALQVAERLTPETVVLIEGEVVARPPEGHNPELETGAVELRATSARVVGPALTPQIPVARGKGEKLAAEELRLKYRVLDLRRPELQANLVMRHRLLQTSRRVMSDLGFLEIETPILTKPTPEGARDFLVPSRVHRGEFYALPQSPQIYKQLLMVAGYDRYFQIARCFRDEDLRADRQLEFTQIDLEASFVSAQDVQDVVEEVLVALWQDGGHAIARPFPRLTWKEAMERFGVDKPDLRFALEIEDLTSHVGSDAAPFVTEALGAGGRVRGLRVAAGADASRKEIDGFAAAAKDAKAGGLIWAKRTEAGWEGQGVKAIGASALEKLGGAVGDLLLAVVGQDEVTSPALHAVRSAVVKRPGVPMLTAHAFCWVVDFPLFEHDAETGQHVPAHHPFTSPHADDFAFLESDPGRCRAQHYDAVYNGNELGSGSIRITDPAIQALIFRLLGIGEEEQARRFGFLLDGLAAGAPPHGGFALGFDRIAMLLAGAPSLRDVIAFPKTTAARALFEGAPTQVKPEDLTALHLSITD
- a CDS encoding methylmalonyl-CoA mutase, translating into MTSTRDLTETVREQQDELDRLRAEVERWRARYEKGEKRELAFVNSDKEVDPVYTLLDVLPGDPLALPLPGDFPYTRGIHPTGYRGRLWTMRQFAGFGTAKETNQRFKFLLEHGQTGLSTAFDFPTLMGYDSDHARSEGEVGKTGVAISSLADMETLFEGIPLDQVSTSMTINGPAVILFCFYVAAAEKQGVRPDQIMGTVQNDILKEYMAQHAWVYPIEPALRLIVDLFEWGATNTPKWNTVSISGYHIREAGATAAQELAFTLANGFTYVERGMARGLDVDAFAPRLSFFFDIHNDFFEEIAKLRAARRIWAKRLKQQYGAKDPRSWMLRFHSQTAGVTLTAQQPMNNVVRVAYQAMAAVLGGTQSLHTNSMDETLALPTEEAVQVALRTQQVLAYETGVPNVSDPLGGSYYVEALTDQLEQAAEAIFAEIESQGGVVKGIEQGWFQRKIAESAMRQQWEIEQHRRLVVGVNEFVTQEPELSIPVLRVGKEADETQRVRLAELRARRDNALVESRLTALREAARSNANMIPYILDCARAYCTLYEIRAAMEEVFGAYREPVFF
- a CDS encoding cobalamin B12-binding domain-containing protein — encoded protein: MSRPIRVLIAKPGLDGHDRGAKVVAASLRDAGMEVIYTGLHQTPEMISTAAIQEDVDVVGLSILSGAHMTLFPRVRQLLVDAGREDILITGGGIIPKEDMESLRALGIGELFGPGTPTSALVEYIRRWFQAKQPVA
- a CDS encoding methyltransferase domain-containing protein; its protein translation is MSDRGRREDGKTRRRDNGQSGAEGRRGGERRGSISSSRLPVPPSSQEWWASYFDAQYLLEYEPIFTLQKDRQEVARLVDVLQLPVGARILDVPCGQGRHAHLLAEAGYNVDGLDYSAHLLDRAKARGTGKTLRYTRGDMRALPARWSGRFDAVLNLFTSFGFFTDPNDDAAVIREFARVLTPGGVLIWHGGSRDGVMARFLSKDWWMSNDGTMVAHERSFDALSGILSIRSTFRGPKVKGEREHRIRLYTATRLAELCAAAGLIVEQAFDAFSERPLRRRSSEMLLVARKE
- a CDS encoding acyl-CoA carboxylase subunit beta, producing the protein MTSRLRALSAQVRELEATLRAGGGADKVARQHKQGKLTARERIALLCDEGAPFVEIGLLVAYDDYEGQAPGAGVVTGIGIVHGREVVIIANDATVKAGSWWPETIKKMLRAQEIAMRCRIPIIYLVDSAGVNLPYQGGVFPGQYGAARLFHYNSIMRRYLRVPQIAAVMGPCIAGGAYLPALSDVILMVKGTSFMGLGGPNLVKGATGQTIDGETLGGATAHTEVSGVAHYALDDDAACLAKIRELVERLPRGGAGGPPQQHDVTASAADRHHSVAARTESAAQGHALYDLLPADHRMSYDMHTVLRAILDDGELDEFQPNLAKEMICGDGRIEGIQVAIIANQRGLIKGRPGEKPRFGGIVYAESAEKVAYFIDRCDRQGIPILFVQDVSGFMVGAEAEHEGIIRAGARFVEAMACARVPKLVLTVNHASGAGYYAMAGQGFDPDFIFSWPTGRMGVMEGEAAIQAVHGNALDAAKKAGAPVSPEVQASVDEMRADYEHQLDARYAAARGFVDAIVHPEETRQVLGVALRASLHNPGPHIGAFVLPPQPEIAR
- a CDS encoding DUF21 domain-containing protein, whose amino-acid sequence is MSNASLLIVTIGIVACLTAAATAVRSVSRIWLRHWVERRLSGAQTAALYLERPQRLLLAASTGVAMVVFVAGTFIATAVQGGVLAHARAIVLYALALLLLGQLVPRAVARRWSSVLIPVLLPLLRVAEFVFMPLLLLARTLTGESRRDASEQQHTDAEALEELLREGELEGVGEHTEIAIIEGVVQFGEKTLREVMTPRKDVFALSVATPAIEVARQVAQSRYSRVPMYGESLDDVKGMLHAFSLLEMEGDILPPLRPVTFATDGMPCNDFLFTMIRGRSHLAVVRDDSGATVGIVTLEDLLEELVGDIRDEHDEPVTPAVPLPSPEQPRAPRA
- a CDS encoding HlyC/CorC family transporter, which codes for MVTLVAWGTAFLAALVAALCAAADGAMLALDPESSLSPALRALYDRRERTHRAVAFARVMAQLTGGVSVAIALDLAARSRRDALLLGLLAALLLVGLTESLARSTGSVGGERTAARLHGFIRTVERLLQPIAALGGWIDATLHRLLPPPHDADEEREATAEQFMQVVAAEAEVTKEERGLLNSVFRLGETEVHELMVPRVDMVGLDRETPWSEVVDRVRSSEHARIPVYRETIDDVIGILFAKDLLPAILADDVPDDWTTLLRPPVFIPGAKKADAQLRDFQSSGMHIAIVADEFGGTAGLITIEDVLEEIVGDIRDESDEEEPPIERDGGTRFWMSARLTLDEVSEVLGADLRHEQVSTLGGLVYEVLGRVPRAGEQLTLPGFRVVVERVVRRRVQRVYLERLTEAEPAEWTGEDADA